The sequence below is a genomic window from candidate division WOR-3 bacterium.
ATGCCCAAAATCATGGCAAAAACTTAGGTTTGATTGGCAAAACGGTTGAGAACATTGAGAGTGGAATTAGGGGTGAGACTTATGAGATTGAGGAGATGTATCCGGCATTCCAGGCGGTCGCCATTTTGCAAGGAGAGAAAGAGGCGAATTTAGGAATTCAATATGCCTTAGCCGCCGAAAAGATTCACGCCCAACTCTATAAGGAAGCGAAAGAGAAAGTGGAGAAAGGTCAAGATCTCAGTATTGATGAGATTTATATCTGTCCGGTCTGCGGTTATACCCATATCGGTCCGCCACCCGAGAGGTGTCCGGTCTGTAATGTGCCGAAGGAGAAGTTTAAGAAGTTTTAGGAGATAAAAGAGATGAGCACCCTTCTTGGCCGAAAGGCACCGATTTTTACCCTTAAAGACCATAAGGGAGATGATTTCTCTTTGAAAGACCTTAAAGGGAAAAAAATTCTTCTTTCTTTCCATCCTCTGGCTTGGACGAAGGTCTGTGCGGACCAGATGAAGTCCTTGGAAAAAAATTATGATAAATTCTTATCGCTCAATATCGTGCCGGTGGGGATAAATGTTGACCCGCTCCCTTCCAAAAAGGCTTGGGCGAAGGTTTTGGGGATAAAGAAACTCCGGCTCCTTTCTGACTTTTGGCCCCACGGGGCGGTTGCCAAACGTTACCGAATTTTTCGCCAGGCAGATGGTTTTTCTGAGAGAGCGAATATCCTTATTGACGAAAAGGGTAAGGTAATCTTCTTTAAGGTTTATCCCATTCCCGAAGTACCGTCGGTAGCGGAGATATTAGATTTTGTCAAAAAAGGGGGATAAGATGGAAGTGAGGGAGGCAATAAAAACCCGGCGGGCTTATCGGTCTCTGGACCCAGTAGTGATTAGGGAAGAAATGATTGAGGAACTCATTGAGGCTGTCCGGTTAGCCCCTTCCTGTTTCAATAATCAGCCCTGGCGATTTGTCTTTGTCACCGAAAAGGCGGTTTTGCAAGAAATTTTTAAGACCCTTTCTAAGGGCAACGAGTGGGCGACAAAGGCTTCTTTGGTCATTGCGGTTTTCAGTGAGAAGCAATTGGATTGTGAGATAAAGGGTCGGGAGTATTACCTTTTTGATACCGGAATGGCAACCGCTTTTTTAATTTTGCAAGCGACGGAATCGGGACTTGTTGCCCACCCCATCGCCGGCTATGACGAGGAGAAGGTGAAGGAAGTGTTAAATATACCCAAAGAGATGAAGGTTATCACATTGGTGATTGTGGGTAAGCACTCCGATGAAATTGGGGAACTTCTAACCGATAAGCAGAAGGAGATAGAGAAAGAGAGACCGGAAAGGCTGCCGAAAGATAAGTTTATTTATTTCAATCGCCTTCCCTAAGCGGTTTGCCAACTAAACGCTCATAGGCGGTAAGATATTTCTCCTTGGTCTTTTCTACAATCTCTGCGGGCAATTCCGGGGCCGGTGGTTTTTTATCCCAACCGATTTTAATTAGATAGTCCCGAACGAATTGCTTATCAAAACTCGGCGGAGAAGAACCAATTTGGTAGGTCTCTTTATCCCAGAAACGGGAAGAATCCGGGGTGAAGACTTCGTCAATAAGAATAATCTTTCCGTTATCTTCGCCGAATTCAAATTTGGTATCGGCAATGATAATCCCTTTCTCTTCGGCGTAACGTGTCGCCTTTTTGTAAAGACGGAGACTTGTCTCTTTAAGATAGGCGGCATTTCCTTCGCCAACAATCTTTGCCATTTCCGAGAAGGTGATATTAATATCGTGCCCTTCTTCTGCTTTGGTGGCTGGGGTGAAGATGGGTTCGGGTAGTTTCTCGGCTTCCTTTAACCCTTTTGGTAATTTTATTCCGGAGATTTCACCTTTCTCTTGATACTCCTGCCAGGCAGAACCGGCAAGATAACCCCGGACCACACATTCCACTGGTAATGGCTTTGCCTTCTTCGCCAGGATGCTTCTTCCTCTTAAGATTTCGTAATAGGGCTTTAAGGAAGGGGGGAAGAGTTCAATATCTCCGGTTAGGAAATGGGAAGGGATAATATCTTTTAAGAAATT
It includes:
- a CDS encoding rubrerythrin family protein, with product MKKMTEKALQEAFAGESMAHMKYLIFGEVAEKEGFPNIARLFRAIAYAELVHAQNHGKNLGLIGKTVENIESGIRGETYEIEEMYPAFQAVAILQGEKEANLGIQYALAAEKIHAQLYKEAKEKVEKGQDLSIDEIYICPVCGYTHIGPPPERCPVCNVPKEKFKKF
- a CDS encoding redoxin domain-containing protein; protein product: MSTLLGRKAPIFTLKDHKGDDFSLKDLKGKKILLSFHPLAWTKVCADQMKSLEKNYDKFLSLNIVPVGINVDPLPSKKAWAKVLGIKKLRLLSDFWPHGAVAKRYRIFRQADGFSERANILIDEKGKVIFFKVYPIPEVPSVAEILDFVKKGG
- a CDS encoding nitroreductase family protein; this translates as MEVREAIKTRRAYRSLDPVVIREEMIEELIEAVRLAPSCFNNQPWRFVFVTEKAVLQEIFKTLSKGNEWATKASLVIAVFSEKQLDCEIKGREYYLFDTGMATAFLILQATESGLVAHPIAGYDEEKVKEVLNIPKEMKVITLVIVGKHSDEIGELLTDKQKEIEKERPERLPKDKFIYFNRLP
- a CDS encoding phosphoribosylaminoimidazolesuccinocarboxamide synthase, giving the protein MEVITTNLGEVKLFKRGKVRDIYDLEDKLLIIATDRISAFDYVLPTPIPLKGKVLTGLSIFWFNFLKDIIPSHFLTGDIELFPPSLKPYYEILRGRSILAKKAKPLPVECVVRGYLAGSAWQEYQEKGEISGIKLPKGLKEAEKLPEPIFTPATKAEEGHDINITFSEMAKIVGEGNAAYLKETSLRLYKKATRYAEEKGIIIADTKFEFGEDNGKIILIDEVFTPDSSRFWDKETYQIGSSPPSFDKQFVRDYLIKIGWDKKPPAPELPAEIVEKTKEKYLTAYERLVGKPLREGD